One window of Anas platyrhynchos isolate ZD024472 breed Pekin duck chromosome 11, IASCAAS_PekinDuck_T2T, whole genome shotgun sequence genomic DNA carries:
- the SCG3 gene encoding secretogranin-3 isoform X2 yields the protein MFLKLAVVVQVLSLMASRGHGFPKPGGKDKAIHNRQLSVERPLEEQIAEAEADKNRKIVPTENKPEFRNYSFADDLNLLKSVAERERNEKERESIRSSLYEQQLAIDDADSTKNRRVVDDYDSTKGGLDYKFQDDPDGLHQLDGTPLTAEDIVQKIATRIYEENDRGVFDKIVSKLLSLGLITESQAYTLEDEVAEVLQQLIANEAKDREKESEDFDYPPSRADSDTKEKQQEKMTSSKTDQDSFSNGEIDDTVDNTWSSSSILERRNELPSEDNFEDLQYFPNFYALLKSLNSETEMKEKETLITIMKTLIDFVKMMVKYGTITPEEGVSYLENLDTMIAVQTKKKLENPSTKTKTKLPADKSSEEADSTKEEAAKMEKEYEISKDSTKNEEQNAAGNSEEPRGKTEAYLEAIRKNIEWLKKHNKQDYDLSKLRDFIDQQADAYVDKGILDKEEADVIKRIYGSL from the exons atgttcCTCAAGCTGGCCGTGGTGGTGCAGGTGCTGTCGCTGATGGCCAGCCGCGGGCACGGCTTCCCGAAACCCGGGGGCAAAG aTAAAGCTATACACAACAGACAATTAAGTGTAGAAAGACCTTTGGAGGAACAG ATTGCCGAAGCTGAGGCAGACAAGAATAGGAAAATAGTTCCCACAg aaaataagcCAGAGTTCAGGAATTATTCCTTTGCTGATGACTTGAATCTGCTAAAGTCAGTagcagaaagagagaggaatgaaaaagaaagggaatcAATTAGAAGCTCTTTGTATGAACAGCAATTGGCCATTGATGATGCAGACTCTACCAAGAACCGCAGGGTCGTGGATGACTATGACTCTACTAAAGGTGGACTGGATTATAAATTCCAAG ATGATCCAGATGGCCTTCATCAATTAGATGGCACTCCTTTGACTGCTGAAGACATAGTTCAAAAAATTGCTACGCGAATCTATGAGGAAAATGATAGAGGAGTGTTTGACAAGATCGTTTCAAAACTTCTAAGTCTGGGGCTA atCACAGAGAGCCAGGCCTATACCCTAGAAGATGAAGTGGCAGAGGTTTTACAACAGCTAATTGCAAATGAAGCAAAGGATCGTGAGAAGGAGTCTGAAGATTTTGATTACCCTCCAAGCAGAGCAGACAGTGATACAAAggaaaagcaacaggaaaaaatg ACATCAAGCAAGACTGATCAGGATAGTTTCAGTAACGGGGAAATTGATGACACAGTGGATAACACATGGTCATCATCCAGTAtcttggaaagaagaaatgaactGCCTTCTGAAGATAATTTTGAAGACCTCCAATACTTTCCAAACTTCTATGCACTATTAAAAAGTCTAAATTCAG AGACagagatgaaagagaaagagacCTTGATAACCATAATGAAAACCCTGATTGATTTTGTGAAGATGATGGTTAAATATGGAACAATCACACCAGAAGAAGGAGTTTCCTATCTGG AAAACCTAGATACAATGATAGCTGTGCAGACAAAGAAGAAGCTTGAGAATCCTTCcactaaaaccaaaacaaagctaCCAGCAG ACAAGAGTAGTGAAGAAGCAGACAGTACAAAGGAAGAAGCAgctaaaatggaaaaggaatatGAAATCTCAAAGGACTCCacaaaaaatgaagaacaaaatgcaGCAGGAAACAGTGAAGAGCCCAGAG GGAAAACTGAGGCATATTTGGAAGCAATCAGGAAGAACATAGAATGgctaaaaaaacacaacaaacaag attatGATCTTTCAAAGCTGAGAGATTTCATTGATCAGCAAGCTGATGCGTATGTGGACAAGGGCATCCTGGACAAAGAAGAGGCAGATGTAATTAAACGCATATATGGCAGCCTGTAA
- the SCG3 gene encoding secretogranin-3 isoform X1: MFLKLAVVVQVLSLMASRGHGFPKPGGKDKAIHNRQLSVERPLEEQIAEAEADKNRKIVPTENKPEFRNYSFADDLNLLKSVAERERNEKERESIRSSLYEQQLAIDDADSTKNRRVVDDYDSTKGGLDYKFQDDPDGLHQLDGTPLTAEDIVQKIATRIYEENDRGVFDKIVSKLLSLGLITESQAYTLEDEVAEVLQQLIANEAKDREKESEDFDYPPSRADSDTKEKQQEKMTSSKTDQDSFSNGEIDDTVDNTWSSSSILERRNELPSEDNFEDLQYFPNFYALLKSLNSETEMKEKETLITIMKTLIDFVKMMVKYGTITPEEGVSYLENLDTMIAVQTKKKLENPSTKTKTKLPADKSSEEADSTKEEAAKMEKEYEISKDSTKNEEQNAAGNSEEPRGKTEAYLEAIRKNIEWLKKHNKQGNKEDYDLSKLRDFIDQQADAYVDKGILDKEEADVIKRIYGSL; this comes from the exons atgttcCTCAAGCTGGCCGTGGTGGTGCAGGTGCTGTCGCTGATGGCCAGCCGCGGGCACGGCTTCCCGAAACCCGGGGGCAAAG aTAAAGCTATACACAACAGACAATTAAGTGTAGAAAGACCTTTGGAGGAACAG ATTGCCGAAGCTGAGGCAGACAAGAATAGGAAAATAGTTCCCACAg aaaataagcCAGAGTTCAGGAATTATTCCTTTGCTGATGACTTGAATCTGCTAAAGTCAGTagcagaaagagagaggaatgaaaaagaaagggaatcAATTAGAAGCTCTTTGTATGAACAGCAATTGGCCATTGATGATGCAGACTCTACCAAGAACCGCAGGGTCGTGGATGACTATGACTCTACTAAAGGTGGACTGGATTATAAATTCCAAG ATGATCCAGATGGCCTTCATCAATTAGATGGCACTCCTTTGACTGCTGAAGACATAGTTCAAAAAATTGCTACGCGAATCTATGAGGAAAATGATAGAGGAGTGTTTGACAAGATCGTTTCAAAACTTCTAAGTCTGGGGCTA atCACAGAGAGCCAGGCCTATACCCTAGAAGATGAAGTGGCAGAGGTTTTACAACAGCTAATTGCAAATGAAGCAAAGGATCGTGAGAAGGAGTCTGAAGATTTTGATTACCCTCCAAGCAGAGCAGACAGTGATACAAAggaaaagcaacaggaaaaaatg ACATCAAGCAAGACTGATCAGGATAGTTTCAGTAACGGGGAAATTGATGACACAGTGGATAACACATGGTCATCATCCAGTAtcttggaaagaagaaatgaactGCCTTCTGAAGATAATTTTGAAGACCTCCAATACTTTCCAAACTTCTATGCACTATTAAAAAGTCTAAATTCAG AGACagagatgaaagagaaagagacCTTGATAACCATAATGAAAACCCTGATTGATTTTGTGAAGATGATGGTTAAATATGGAACAATCACACCAGAAGAAGGAGTTTCCTATCTGG AAAACCTAGATACAATGATAGCTGTGCAGACAAAGAAGAAGCTTGAGAATCCTTCcactaaaaccaaaacaaagctaCCAGCAG ACAAGAGTAGTGAAGAAGCAGACAGTACAAAGGAAGAAGCAgctaaaatggaaaaggaatatGAAATCTCAAAGGACTCCacaaaaaatgaagaacaaaatgcaGCAGGAAACAGTGAAGAGCCCAGAG GGAAAACTGAGGCATATTTGGAAGCAATCAGGAAGAACATAGAATGgctaaaaaaacacaacaaacaaggTAACAAAGAAG attatGATCTTTCAAAGCTGAGAGATTTCATTGATCAGCAAGCTGATGCGTATGTGGACAAGGGCATCCTGGACAAAGAAGAGGCAGATGTAATTAAACGCATATATGGCAGCCTGTAA